A genomic region of candidate division KSB1 bacterium contains the following coding sequences:
- a CDS encoding protein kinase — protein sequence MGVVYKEERARFKIEAQAAAALNHPNIATIYAIEEVDDEMFIVMEYIEGKELKEIAGAQNFVPLPEVLDYATQIAEGLNILLSKC from the coding sequence ATGGGCGTCGTCTACAAAGAGGAACGTGCGCGATTCAAAATCGAGGCGCAAGCTGCCGCGGCACTAAATCACCCGAATATCGCCACGATTTACGCCATCGAAGAGGTGGATGACGAGATGTTTATCGTCATGGAATATATCGAAGGCAAGGAATTGAAGGAAATCGCAGGGGCACAAAATTTTGTGCCCCTGCCGGAGGTTCTGGATTATGCCACCCAAATCGCCGAAGGGCTAAATATTCTTCTTAGTAAGT